From a single Raphanus sativus cultivar WK10039 unplaced genomic scaffold, ASM80110v3 Scaffold0105, whole genome shotgun sequence genomic region:
- the LOC130501138 gene encoding uncharacterized protein LOC130501138 — protein MGDYSEDESSYDASQGSDLDETDQAWSNEEEGCDGSCSDDNYSMSEYGDDPDEAYPEPEPPDYSYEDTSHQGEYEGETEPNISFNEEDEFPGDNTERDDQEIEQEDSWEEESGTEISLEEACEHEEESYAEERPWCDYSDREDEPDSFITNSENEEDAISEAGRNVKESKLVLDEEEEVESEAGRNVDEFEAHSTYFSGFGQRDETYLKWEDEMETLFQRHQFQEEKKLPYATKTLTGPALAWWEKEQFAQWYYKEPDLTWESFKSVFLEDFVKQEPDPSPKCATHVVYAPSNPKNFKAGSKQVNHHHSPQKMKPAVEKKTFKRQVGLQPSSLQCTKVPGTFSYSKGNLGSERKKAGFVLESRKPQDESKAQSLQKPPAPTNPSIRQEDGQPNNAERLKESHGQHLTCPQNVEEVARTIQSTHAANEQIILQLPETIWVNLNLNSLIYNFSNPDIMHLFPGKSFEFISGIEVTDHMDDQHKEITRCLDAKVKQEVTTNNFLIPDDPQGLAPPTKRPDHSRGVFLSFLLKGEPQDVPSKSKPIRYQGKALESQKRMKPNLLYLGDLGADYPVSRSKLFQGRGYDVGIKSVPEPEANQLHHSANQRTNQDMCSVKTAYLTDSEEFHHETNFHGFYTQVGSNPNWNQPKTIPDQKDMNFINRRFLSPSICEGPSLEAVSSPMKKHSDPNQFMDFKVDLLAFQQLKNEEKSPWNYGVMAHFPKPVKPVLHLPYLESHRFNQSQTKLWRPGETSNHSGDQYKHPGESDTFLQCTSIHQIVQNQPRPYLPFLESKAINSQQLFSHQDWHDFYQYFCSKDVPKKLTYSLKPTRYKAIISALESSHLNQEILQQLVFFMFDFLSFVLLF, from the exons ATGGGAGATTACTCTGAAGATGAAAGCTCCTATGATGCAAGCCAAGGCTCCGATCTTGATGAAACCGACCAAGCTTGGTCCAATGAAGAGGAGGGCTGTGATGGGTCCTGTTCTGATGATAACTACTCTATGTCAGAGTATGGAGACGACCCTGATGAAGCATATCCTGAACCAGAGCCCCCTGATTACTCATATGAAGATACCAGCCACCAAGGAGAGTATGAAGGAGAAACTGAACCAAATATCAGTTTCaatgaagaagatgaatttCCTGGAGATAATACAGAACGTGATGATCAAGAAATTGAGCAGGAAGACTCATGGGAAGAGGAGTCTGGTACTGAAATCAGCTTAGAAGAAGCATGTGAGCATGAAGAAGAGTCTTATGCAGAAGAAAGACCATGGTGTGATTACTCTGATCGAGAAGATGAGCCAGATAGCTTTATTACTAACTCCGAAAATGAGGAGGACgccataagtgaggctggaagaaatgTTAAAGAGTCTAAACTTGTCTtggatgaagaggaagaagttgaAAGTGAGGCCGGAAGAAATGTTGATGAATTTGAAGCACACTCCACATACTTCTCTGGTTTTGGCCAAAGAGACGAGACTTACCTCAAGTGGGAGGACGAAATGGAAACCTTGTTCCAGAGGCACCAGtttcaagaagaaaagaagctGCCATATGCCACTAAGACACTCACTGGACCTGCTCTTGCATGGTGGGAAAAAGAGCAATTTGCTCAATGGTACTACAAAGAACCGGATCTTACTTGGGAGAGTTTCAAATCAGTTTTTCTTGAAGATTTTGTAAAACAAGAACCAGATCCATCCCCTAAGTGTGCTACTCACGTGGTCTATGCTCCCAGCAACCCTAAGAACTTCAAGGCTGGAAGCAAGCAAGTTAATCATCATCACAGCCCACAAAAGATGAAACCGGCTGTAGagaagaaaactttcaaaagaCAAGTGGGTTTACAGCCAAGTTCACTCCAGTGTACAAAGGTGCCAGGCACATTCTCATATTCAAAAGGAAATTTAGGATCAGAGAGAAAGAAGGCCGGATTTGTTCTTGAGAGTAGGAAACCCCAAGATGAATCTAAGGCACAAAGTTTACAAAAGCCACCAGCTCCAACAAATCCAA GTATAAGGCAAGAAGATGGACAGCCAAACAATGCTGAAAGGTTGAAAGAAAGCCATGGGCAGCACCTGACTTGTCCACAAAACGTTGAAGAAGTTGCAAGAACCATCCAAAGCACACATGCTGCCAATGAGCAAATCATTCTTCAACTACCTGAAACTATTTGGGTAAATCTGAATTTAAATTctcttatttataatttttcaaacccagatataatgcacttgtttcctggcaaaagttttgaatttatttcAGGAATAGAAGTCACTGATCACATGGATGATCAACACAAGGAGATTACAAGGTGTTTAGATGCCAAAGTAAAACAAGAAGTTACCACCAACAACTTCTTGATTCCAGACGACCCTCAAGGTCTTGCACCACCCACCAAAAGGCCAGATCACAGCAGAGGAGTATTCTTGTCGTTCTTACTCAAAGGAGAGCCACAAGATGTGCCATCAAAGAGCAAACCGATCAGATACCAAGGTAAGGCCCTAGAATCTCAAAAGAGGATGAAACCTAacttgctctatcttggtgACCTTGGTGCAGATTATCCAGTTTCGAGGTCGAAACTTTTTCAAGGGAGAGGGTATGATGTGGGCATCAAATCAGTACCTGAACCGGAGGCCAATCAGTTGCACCATTCAGCAAACCAAAGGACCAACCAAGATATGTGTTCAGTTAAAACGGCGTATCTTACCGACTCGGAGGAATTTCaccatgaaaccaattttcatggattctacactcaagtaGGGTCCAATCCCAATTGGAATCAGCCCAAAACCATTCCGGACCAGaaagatatgaattttataaaccGGAGGTTTCTCAGCCCGTCCATCTGCGAGGGTCCGAGTTTAGAAGCAgtttcaagcccaatgaagaagcATTCTGATCCAAACCAGTTCATGGACTTCAAGGtggatctcttagctttccaacaACTCAAGAATGAGGAGAAAAGTCCATGGAATTATGGAGTTATGGCCCATTTCCctaaaccggtcaaaccagttctgcacctgccttatttggagtctCACCGGTTCAATCAATCCCAAACCAAgctatggcgaccaggagagacATCTAACCATTCAGGAGACCAATACAAGCATCCAGGAGAGTCAGATACATTCTTACAATGCACCAGCATCCATCAGATTGTTCAGAATCAACCAAGACCATACTTGCCATTTTTGGAGTCAAAAGCCATCAATTCTCAACAGCTCTTTTCCCATCAAGATTGGCACGACTTCTACCAATATTTCTGCAGTAAAGATGTTCCTAAGAAGCTTACCTACAGCCTTAAACCGACCAGATACAAAGCCATCATCTCAGCCCTTGAATCAAGCCATTTAAACCAAGAAATCCTCCAACAGCTAGTTTTCTTTATGTTTGattttctttcctttgtttTATTATTCTGA